A stretch of the Geovibrio thiophilus genome encodes the following:
- the lpxA gene encoding acyl-ACP--UDP-N-acetylglucosamine O-acyltransferase, translating into MISPLAYVDPGSEVHETAVIERGAYVGKGCRIGAGVKVGVNAVVEIHTEIGEGTVICANAHVGGAPQDTGFKGEDTKLKIGKNCVIREFATIHRATTKENWITLVGDNCYLMTGSHIAHDSVVGNNVILTNYSCTAGHVHVGDFTVFGGYAAVHQFTRIGSMVMLGNRASVTKDVPHFCLYADDGIPGLNIVGLRRRGMSSEARLELKKALHIYGNLSNPWESVPSLLKELTQFDEIKMFIDFIEAPSKRGFSRR; encoded by the coding sequence ATGATAAGTCCTCTTGCATATGTTGATCCGGGCAGTGAAGTACATGAGACGGCGGTAATAGAGCGCGGCGCCTATGTGGGCAAAGGGTGCCGAATCGGCGCCGGAGTGAAGGTCGGCGTTAATGCCGTGGTTGAGATTCACACAGAGATAGGCGAGGGCACGGTAATCTGCGCCAACGCTCATGTGGGCGGGGCTCCGCAGGATACAGGCTTCAAAGGCGAAGACACCAAGCTCAAGATAGGCAAAAACTGTGTCATCAGGGAGTTTGCCACGATCCACAGGGCAACAACCAAGGAAAATTGGATAACCCTTGTGGGCGACAACTGCTACCTTATGACGGGCTCTCATATCGCTCACGATTCCGTCGTGGGCAACAACGTGATCTTAACTAACTATTCCTGCACGGCCGGGCATGTGCACGTGGGAGATTTTACAGTGTTCGGCGGTTACGCCGCTGTTCACCAGTTCACCCGAATCGGCTCAATGGTGATGCTCGGCAACAGGGCAAGCGTGACTAAGGATGTGCCTCACTTCTGCCTCTATGCTGACGACGGGATACCCGGGCTGAACATAGTAGGGCTGCGCCGCAGAGGGATGAGCAGCGAGGCAAGGCTTGAGCTTAAAAAGGCTCTTCATATATACGGAAACCTTTCCAACCCGTGGGAAAGCGTTCCTTCCCTACTGAAGGAACTCACCCAGTTTGATGAAATAAAAATGTTTATTGATTTCATAGAGGCACCCTCAAAAAGGGGCTTCTCCCGGAGATAG
- a CDS encoding Gfo/Idh/MocA family protein translates to MLKVGLIGIGKMGKYHLNIYDELQNVQMNGMCDASQAVLDEVKTRFRYETFTDFRDLLPKVDAVTVAAPTKYHFDIVKECLEAGKHVLVEKPITTNLEEAQKLFEIAAKKNLVLHIGHVERFNGAVQELRKIADNPYLIESRRVGPFNPNFAKDSIVLDLMIHDIDIIVNMVHADVIEIQASGSKVYSELPDYAAVNIRFDGSTTAQIVVSRVTQKKDRIMSISQKDAFITLDYTSQDINIYRNAQSQHVFGNKELHYRNEYILERLFVYKDNPLKQEIKHFIDCINGTVNRVVTVEHELKSLKIALKIDDMLIKGIGAEEVRI, encoded by the coding sequence ATGCTTAAAGTTGGGCTTATAGGAATAGGGAAGATGGGGAAATACCATCTGAACATATACGACGAACTTCAGAATGTGCAGATGAACGGAATGTGCGACGCCTCACAGGCAGTTCTGGATGAAGTGAAAACCAGATTCAGATATGAGACTTTCACCGATTTCCGTGACCTTCTTCCAAAGGTTGACGCCGTCACTGTTGCCGCTCCCACAAAATATCACTTTGATATAGTTAAGGAATGCCTTGAGGCAGGCAAGCATGTTCTCGTGGAAAAACCGATAACCACAAACCTTGAGGAAGCTCAGAAGCTGTTTGAAATCGCTGCGAAAAAGAACCTTGTACTTCACATAGGGCATGTTGAGAGGTTCAACGGAGCGGTTCAGGAGCTCCGCAAGATAGCAGACAACCCTTATCTGATAGAATCTAGAAGGGTGGGACCCTTCAACCCGAACTTCGCCAAAGACAGCATCGTACTTGACCTGATGATTCACGATATAGACATCATTGTGAACATGGTGCACGCGGATGTGATTGAGATACAGGCATCGGGCTCCAAGGTCTATTCCGAGCTGCCCGATTACGCCGCGGTGAACATCCGCTTTGACGGCAGCACAACAGCGCAGATCGTTGTCAGCCGTGTTACCCAGAAGAAAGACAGGATAATGAGCATAAGCCAGAAGGACGCCTTCATCACTCTGGATTACACAAGTCAGGACATAAACATATACCGCAACGCACAGAGTCAGCATGTGTTCGGCAACAAGGAGCTTCATTACAGAAACGAGTATATTCTGGAAAGGCTCTTTGTATACAAGGATAACCCGCTTAAACAGGAGATAAAGCACTTCATCGACTGCATCAACGGAACCGTTAATCGTGTCGTGACTGTTGAGCATGAACTGAAATCTCTCAAAATTGCCCTCAAGATTGACGATATGCTCATCAAGGGCATTGGCGCGGAAGAGGTCAGAATTTGA
- a CDS encoding LpxI family protein, producing MSKVGLIAGRGEIPLLVKRELEAAGREHMVIALADGVADFLRPHCGDLPVFSPLQVGKVIKTLKNADVTDVVFAGKVDKDVLLGRLRFDVTLFKLLFKLKDYRDDTIMGAIKEEFEANGINIMKQTEVLTRFLAPKGQISSRQPDREEQADIEFGFAIAKKIGELDIGQTIIVRKRAVMAVEALEGTDAAIERGCKLAKNKAVVIKIKRPFQDDRFDIPTVGVDTLKQIADNKGSVLAVEAGSTFIVDYDKCREFADSRGISFLGI from the coding sequence TTGAGTAAAGTAGGATTGATAGCCGGAAGGGGCGAGATACCCCTTCTGGTGAAGAGAGAGCTTGAAGCCGCCGGAAGGGAGCACATGGTGATTGCCCTTGCGGATGGCGTCGCAGACTTTCTCCGTCCTCACTGTGGGGATCTTCCTGTCTTTTCACCGCTTCAGGTGGGCAAAGTGATTAAGACTCTCAAAAACGCGGATGTAACCGATGTGGTGTTCGCCGGAAAGGTGGACAAGGATGTACTCCTCGGCAGGCTCCGCTTTGATGTGACCCTTTTCAAGCTTCTTTTTAAGCTCAAAGACTATCGTGACGACACAATCATGGGCGCCATCAAAGAGGAGTTTGAAGCGAACGGAATAAATATTATGAAACAGACCGAAGTTCTCACCCGCTTTCTCGCTCCCAAGGGGCAGATCTCTTCCCGCCAACCGGACAGGGAGGAACAGGCAGACATAGAATTCGGCTTTGCGATCGCGAAAAAAATAGGCGAGCTCGACATAGGTCAGACAATAATAGTCCGCAAGCGCGCCGTCATGGCGGTAGAGGCTCTGGAAGGAACTGATGCCGCAATTGAACGGGGATGTAAGCTTGCTAAAAATAAAGCTGTTGTTATAAAAATCAAACGTCCTTTTCAGGACGACAGGTTTGATATTCCGACCGTTGGGGTTGACACCCTTAAACAAATAGCAGATAATAAAGGAAGTGTTCTGGCTGTAGAAGCAGGCAGCACGTTTATTGTCGACTACGACAAGTGCAGG